The Acanthochromis polyacanthus isolate Apoly-LR-REF ecotype Palm Island chromosome 5, KAUST_Apoly_ChrSc, whole genome shotgun sequence genome includes a window with the following:
- the si:dkey-156n14.3 gene encoding zinc finger protein ZXDC, protein MEIQGLSDAQNIHSQHGALHRTASSPLRSATGSLPRLVPSENDADGPLEPQSYNNNNNTRPRTSPFRLVAENGSEEACSPVSRPQTTVNLPGIKPSVGLYNVRSEHELESVRTGRKYGAESGETVMQMALPLFEGEEEPQRQLTLPFPVLRQQREDGASKQQPGTGHCPAAAAAAPGSFNTPISGSDKTTQELFLAQEHGSKPRQDASCEDKVKGKPLESSKLSYRGSMDVGNGSNVVLCEANDDLNCLDTQALKKTEHIFGLLGDNSALSDGKQAAYHRTVEDVVLTNKYGDKICGQICTENNDSKLVRELSSRIDETLISGTAGIVEAMDTSGFISDTTGLHDATNPVTASSSPPASESFSGTITINNQSIIVTIENGILTLAAPPEGYVHKEDDMISLREHLGMKDHEDIVLLNYDSGTKSIGKISTLALASSSQQEEPTPGLSVSDSELALVDDCSLSELGTSLDSCPIVKQESGVLCAVTEADLVTPSPKATDNEDFQSVPLIRSKKETVASFGCPEPGCSCTFDTRQKLKVHLLNHAEDPRPYQCNVEGCGWAFATSYKLKRHRQSHDKQRPHTCQFEGCGRRFTTVYNLKAHVKVHEQDNAFICEICSERFRSATRLTNHQRVHFEPQRPHKCEFPGCEKTFITFSALFSHNRTHFRETGHFTCSYPGCDKTYDKACRLKIHLRSHTGERPFVCDSEGCGWSFTSMSKLLRHKRKHDDDRRFVCTEEGCGKSFTRAEHLKGHSITHLGTKPFQCHAEGCNAKFSARSSLYIHSKKHKQDASTLRTRCPVANCSKHFSSRSSLKSHMLKHHHLSPDVLNQMETTPTLTPSSELISSTPTTVAGPGIAGGDQLTNLDLSSLFSAVPGGTAPTAGIGVGIPVGGGSCNGTFTMDLSLISSGILTIDPSSVGTTLGTGTSTTLAKAVDPLILAASADMGPHHGLEGTVGDVLPPQGTLNLDDVQTVTPEALGTLTALTMQGAGASVDPTLQHPLSSSSALSVESTASLAVAPVAELLASPSKVVEVGGQGGAGPLLGCVEVLGPQEGGKVLTQFVFPGHSSSFSPQKDTELNAVSPSSFLESGGSARTDYRAIQLAKKKKQRGPSASSGTSASSQRKTKGAKAAVAPVPLAPSGARYSDGATAANGGLTLRDPVTGAQYVQIQLLQDDPASDGDLAFQLSAQPSSSHSQLTVDLPVNILQEPSVMTEDDNGSDNSQFTGSTINLQDLE, encoded by the exons ATGGAAATCCAGGGGCTTTCTGATGCCCAAAACATTCACTCTCAACATGGCGCCCTACACAGAACCGCTTCGTCTCCGCTTCGGTCGGCCACTGGGTCGCTACCTCGTCTTGTTCCTAGCGAAAACGACGCCGACGGACCGTTGGAGCCTCAgagctacaacaacaacaacaacaccaggcCTAGGACGTCGCCGTTTCGCCTGGTGGCGGAAAATGGCAGCGAGGAGGCTTGTTCGCCAGTTAGCAGACCGCAAACGACCGTTAATTTACCGGGTATCAAACCGAGCGTCGGACTTTATAACGTGAGGAGTGAACATGAACTGGAGTCGGTGAGGACGGGCAGGAAGTACGGGGCGGAAAGCGGGGAGACGGTAATGCAAATGGCGCTGCCTCTGTTTGAAGGGGAAGAGGAACCGCAGCGGCAGCTAACGTTACCGTTTCCAGTTTTACGGCAGCAGCGTGAGGACGGCGCCTCGAAGCAGCAGCCAGGAACCGGCCACTgtcctgctgctgccgctgccgcCCCGGGGAGCTTCAACACACCGATAAGCGGTTCGGATAAAACCACACAGGAGCTGTTTTTAGCTCAAGAGCATGGAAGCAAACCCCGACAGGATGCATCATGTGAGGATAAAGTGAAAGGTAAACCACTGGAGAGCTCGAAACTGAGTTACCGGGGCTCCATGGATGTTGGAAACGGCAGTAACGTTGTTCTCTGCGAAGCTAACGACGACTTGAACTGTCTTGACACGCAAGCgttgaaaaaaactgagcaTATTTTCGGTTTATTGGGCGATAATTCCGCCCTGAGTGACGGTAAACAGGCCGCCTACCACCGTACTGTCGAAGACGTTGTTTTGACAAACAAATATGGCGATAAGATCTGTGGGCAGATCTGCACCGAAAACAATGACAGTAAGCTGGTCAGGGAGCTCTCGTCCCGGATCGACGAGACCTTGATCTCAGGGACGGCGGGCATCGTAGAAGCCATGGATACATCGGGCTTTATTTCAGACACCACCGGGCTGCACGACGCTACAAACCCGGTCACAGCCTCCTCAAGCCCGCCTGCAAGTGAAAGCTTCTCCGGAACCATCACGATAAACAACCAAAGCATCATAGTGACCATAGAGAACGGGATACTGACTCTGGCTGCCCCGCCAGAGGGGTATGTACACAAGGAGGATGACATGATCAGCTTAAGGGAGCATCTAGGCATGAAAGACCATGAGGATATTGTTCTTCTCAACTATGACAGTGGTACCAAGTCCATCGGGAAGATCAGCACGTTGGCACTGGCCAGCTCCAGCCAGCAGGAAGAGCCCACGCCTGGGTTGTCTGTCAGCGACTCTGAGCTGGCTCTGGTGGATGACTGCTCATTATCAGAGCTGGGCACCTCACTGGACTCCTGTCCTATTGTGAAACAGGAATCAGGGGTGCTGTGTGCTGTAACAGAGGCCGATCTGGTCACTCCGTCCCCCAAAGCCACGGACAATGAGGACTTCCAATCTGTACCATTGATCAGGTCCAAGAAGGAGACTGTGGCCTCTTTTGGATGCCCAGAACCAGGCTGCTCCTGCACATTTGACACCCGTCAGAAACTCAAAGTTCACCTCCTGAACCACGCAGAGGACCCACGGCCCTATCAGTGCAACGTGGAGGGATGCGGCTGGGCGTTTGCCACTTCTTACAAGCTAAAGCGGCACCGTCAGTCCCATGACAAGCAGCGGCCGCACACCTGCCAGTTTGAAGGCTGTGGACGGCGTTTCACCACCGTCTACAACCTGAAGGCTCACGTCAAAGTCCACGAACAGGACAACGCTTTCATCTGTGAGATCTGCAGCGAGAGGTTTCGCAGTGCTACAAGACTCACCAATCACCAAAGGGTCCACTTTGAGCCGCAGAGGCCCCACAAGTGTGAATTTCCAG GCTGTGAGAAAACCTTCATCACCTTCAGTGCCCTGTTCTCCCACAATCGTACTCATTTCAGAGAAACGGGCCACTTCACATGTTCCTATCCAGGCTGCGACAAAACATATGACAAGGCCTGTCGCCTCAAAATCCACCTGAGGAGTCACACTG GTGAGAGGCCATTTGTCTGTGATTCAGAGGGCTGCGGTTGGTCCTTTACTAGCATGTCAAAGTTGCTCCGACATAAACG GAAACACGACGATGACCGGCGTTTTGTCTGTACAGAGGAGGGTTGTGGAAAGTCCTTCACTCGTGCCGAGCACCTCAAGGGTCACAGTATCACACATCTGGGCACCAAGCCCTTTCAGTGCCATGCAGAAG GCTGCAATGCCAAGTTCTCAGCACGCAGCAGCTTGTACATCCACTCCAAAAAGCATAAGCAGGATGCCAGCACCCTGAGGACCCGCTGTCCTGTGGCCAACTGCTCCAAGCACTTCTCCTCCCGCAGTAGCCTTAAGAGCCACATGCTCAAACACCACCACCTCAGTCCTG ACGTTTTGAACCAGATGGAGACGACACCCACCCTGACCCCCAGCAGCGAACTCATCAGTTCCACCCCAACGACGGTTGCAGGGCCAGGTATTGCTGGAGGCGACCAGCTGACTAACCTGGACCTCAGCTCTCTGTTCTCTGCTGTGCCTGGAGGCACGGCGCCCACTGCTGGCATCGGAGTGGGAATTCCCGTGGGTGGTGGAAGCTGTAACGGCACCTTCACAATGGACCTCTCCCTGATCAGCTCAGGCATTCTCACCATCGACCCCTCCTCGGTGGGCACCACACTCGGTACTGGGACTAGCACCACACTAGCCAAGGCTGTGGATCCTCTTATCTTGGCAGCCAGTGCTGACATGGGCCCCCACCACGGTCTGGAGGGAACAGTGGGTGATGTCCTACCCCCACAGGGTACCCTCAACCTGGATGATGTGCAGACTGTTACCCCGGAGGCGCTGGGAACCCTCACGGCTCTCACCATGCAGGGCGCTGGTGCGTCTGTGGATCCCACTCTGCAGCACCCACTCAGCTCTTCCAGCGCCCTGAGCGTGGAGTCAACAGCTTCCCTGGCTGTGGCCCCCGTTGCCGAGCTGCTGGCTTCCCCTTCCAAGGTAGTGGAGGTGGGTGGCCAGGGGGGCGCGGGGCCTCTGCTGGGCTGTGTGGAGGTGCTGGGACCTCAGGAGGGAGGAAAAGTTCTCACCCAGTTCGTCTTCCCCggtcacagcagcagcttcagcccACAGAAAGACACGGAGCTCAACGCTGTGTCGCCGAGCAGCTTCCTG gagagTGGAGGCTCAGCCAGGACTGACTACAGAGCCATTCAGCTggccaagaagaagaaacagagggGTCCCTCAGCCTCATCTG GCACTTCAGCTTCAAGTCAGAGAAAAACTAAAGGGGCAAAGGCTGCTGTGGCTCCGGTGCCTCTGGCTCCCTCTGGTGCTCGTTACAGTGATGGAGCTACAGCAGCCAATGGAGGCCTGACCCTGCGGGACCCTGTTACTGGGGCCCAGTATGtccagattcagctgctgcag gaCGACCCAGCAAGTGACGGTGACCTGGCATTCCAGCTGAGTGCCCAGCCGTCCAGCTCCCACTCTCAGCTCACTGTCGACCTGCCTGTCAACATTTTACAG GAACCTTCAGTGATGACTGAGGACGACAACGGCTCAGATAACTCCCAGTTCACAGGAAGCACAATCAACCTCCAGGACTTGGAGTGA